In Euphorbia lathyris chromosome 9, ddEupLath1.1, whole genome shotgun sequence, the following are encoded in one genomic region:
- the LOC136206175 gene encoding uncharacterized protein isoform X1, producing MKTNRRSKKQDISSKMILEEINGLTTKNSNGLASNISTSSCAYVAGCVVVVYNVDSGRQSHLMVSHRTPRPLSCVAVSQDGRFVAAGESGGQPAVLVWDCSTKSYVSELKDHLYGVECIAFSPDGQHLVSVGGYIYLWNWRSGLLITKLKASSSYSSVTSVSFSADAKFVITAGKKHLKCWTVGSSPGMRLRKGTLSLTMHGKPVNLGPQKGSSFTCVTSALTNSTPVNSKQVGDLFPFYALTNEGVLCLVDCGFSVTKSVDLKVEKGFALSASDKLIACACSDGIVQLFTSGTLNYTGSLQYTKSKSCQGEPNGVHHLTATEKAVSALPDAVACQFSTLDKLVVVYGDHTLCIWDIHDINKPTKQCVLVSHSATIWDVKNLCCENMHDSSLACVARGCSGGVSFATCSADGTIRLWDLALRPDLTDDDAGYLILNTKSMGSSHLGNIHDCEGSDTLQIINHMVSAGIFERDTKDSSLCTRGFRSIAASSDGEYLAAGDFEGNLHIYNLNTFDYTCKQGVHDSEILSLSFSLSSDLRDISEEVISENYLLASGGRDRVIHLYDVKRNFNLMGSIDDHSAAVTSVKLTSNGCKILSCSADRSLVFRDVSMTDSGHEILHRHNQIASHGTVYDMAIDPRMDFVVSVGQDKKINTFNIASGKLIRSFKQDKSFGDPVKVTMDPSCRYLVCCYSNKSMCMYDAISGEMVLQATGHGEVVTGVIFLPDCQHVVSVSLDGCIFIWKLPACISATILQKMKENSSPLVSKELVFPTAFNLIIYSEDEDEQKIINPENVPLQDFNQSAQKVLDQGGAPRRVSTFRFSISRLPTWAQSKVADSSMIVNPGFTPQSERQAEKSPSPVVCNGGEYGPFPHEAQTPFSRNVQGNLLCLNSLSRTSPETINRGRSPMSQETVWDKHWLNVYTVCVDLLNSPEAKLLTDLKMPVFSSNLLKHPAKIPMDGECSLGQAYLVKDDEHGTHPRTHASSNNFGLLNNNTYDSQFGTCNTSMWQDTVSGQTSARQSFHKSRCQMQKTTKVDHFKMKSRKDDRSKKHYCSLSTSCKMDRSHSPVRRYSAQYFVQEGYAVDLRRLLDTPGREGGKILKYEEEAAGCTTSRYPANQNLEEVQETIYCKQEKKSIQISNHTLSTESSVAETSNNGTKGATDRNECTPEEGDWQQITTACREALLHLDVAAETVVNLFTELGTLTSKKEDSIGLFEEARELLPSITEKLDAVAEVVQCRNKYSSRRNRVEVSGFEPLLETFAENLSQKVVEMVKKNLNKD from the exons GGCAACACCTTGTGTCTGTTGGAGGATATATTTATCTTTGGAATTGGCGAAGTGGGCTGCTGATCACAAAGCTAAAAGCAAGTTCATCTTATTCTTCAGTAACATCTGTGAGCTTCTCGGCAGATGCAAAATTTGTAATTACTGCTGGAAAGAAACACTTGAAATGCTGGACAGTTGGATCATCTCCAGGGATGCGCTTGCGCAAGGGGACATTGTCATTGACAATGCATGGAAAACCTGTTAATCTGGGTCCTCAGAAAGGGAGCTCATTTACATGTGTAACATCAGCCTTGACTAATAGTACTCCTGTTAATAGTAAACAAGTTGGAGATCTGTTTCCTTTTTATGCATTAACTAATGAAG GTGTTTTGTGCCTTGTGGATTGTGGGTTCTCAGTGACCAAGTCGGTGGACTTAAAG GTTGAGAAGGGCTTTGCACTATCTGCATCTGACAAGCTTATTGCTTGTGCATGTTCTGATGGCATTGTACAACTCTTCACAAGTGGGACTCTCAATTACACTGGAAGTTTGCAGTACACCAAATCCAAAAGTTGCCAGGGGGAGCCTAATGGTGTTCACCATCTTACTGCCACTGAAAAGGCTGTGTCTGCTTTGCCTGATGCAgtggcttgtcaattttctACCTTGGACAAATTGG TGGTTGTTTATGGAGATCATACACTCTGCATATGGGATATTCATGATATAAATAAG CCCACCAAGCAATGTGTGTTAGTTTCACACTCAGCAACTATTTGGGATGTCAAAAATCTTTGTTGTGAAAACATGCATGATTCATCTCTTGCATGTGTTGCTAGAGGTTGTTCTGGTGGCGTTTCTTTTGCAACATGCTCAGCAGATGGTACTATTAGGTTATGGGATCTTGCACTGCGACCAGATTTGACAGATGATGATGCTGGCTAtcttattttgaataccaaatcGATGGGCAGTTCACATTTAGGTAATATCCATGATTGTGAAGGTTCTGATACCTTACAAATAATAAATCATATGG TTAGTGCTGGGATTTTTGAGCGAGATACCAAGGATTCAAGCCTTTGCACTCGCGGGTTTCGGTCAATAGCTGCTAGCTCCGATGGGGAGTACCTTGCTGCTGGTGATTTTGAGGGAAACCTTCACATTTATAATCTAAATACATTTGACTATACTTGTAAACAG GGTGTCCATGACTCAGAGATCCTTTCATTAAGCTTCAGTTTGTCTAGCGATTTGCGTGATATTTCTGAAGAAGTTATAAGTGAGAATTACCTTCTAGCATCAGGGGGACGGGACCGTGTTATCCATCTTTATGATGTCAAAAG GAATTTCAATCTCATGGGAAGTATTGATGACCACTCTGCTGCTGTGACTTCTGTTAAGCTGACTAGCAATGGGTGTAAGATTCTCAGCTGCAGTGCAGATAG GTCTCTAGTTTTCCGGGATGTTTCTATGACAGATAGTGGCCACGAAATTTTGCATCGCCATAATCAAATAGCATCTCATGGAACTGTTTATGACATGGCTATAGATCCCAGAATGGATTTTGTCGTGTCTGTGGGCCAG GATAAGAAGATCAACACATTCAACATTGCTTCTGGGAAGCTAATTAGGTCGTTCAAGCAAGATAAAAGTTTTGGAGACCcagtaaag GTTACTATGGACCCAAGCTGCAGGTATCTCGTTTGTTGCTACTCCAACAAGTCTATGTGTATGTACGATGCTATCAGTGGAGAAATGGTTTTGCAAGCTACGGGACATGGTGAAGTAGTAACTGGTGTCATCTTTTTACCTGACTGCCAGCATGTGGTATCG GTTTCATTAGATGGATGCATATTCATATGGAAACTGCCTGCTTGTATTTCTGCCACAATACTACAAAAAATGAAGGAAAATTCTTCTCCATTGGTTTCCAAAGAACTGGTCTTTCCAACGGCTTTCAATCTAATCATATATTCTGAAGATGAAGACGAGCAGAAAATTATCAATCCTGAAAATGTACCTTTGCAAGACTTCAACCAATCTGCACAGAAGGTTCTTGACCAAGGAGGGGCGCCTCGTAGGGTATCAACATTTAGATTTAGCATTTCAAGACTTCCCACGTGGGCACAATCCAAAGTTGCAGATTCTAGTATGATTGTAAATCCTGGTTTTACACCTCAG TCAGAGCGGCAAGCAGAAAAAAGTCCCTCTCCTGTGGTCTGTAATGGTGGGGAATATGGCCCTTTTCCCCATGAAGCTCAAACTCCATTCAGTCGTAATGTACAGGGAAATTTGTTGTGCCTCAACAGCTTGTCCAGAACTTCTCCTGAAACTATTAACCGAGGAAGGTCACCAATGTCTCAAGAAACAGTTTG GGACAAGCACTGGCTTAATGTTTACACAGTATGCGTTGATCTACTGAATTCGCCGGAGGCAAAGCTCTTAACGGATCTGAAGATGCCAGTATTTTCATCCAATTTGT TAAAACACCCAGCCAAAATACCAATGGATGGCGAGTGCTCATTGGGGCAAGCTTACCTTGTCAAGGATGATGAGCATGGAACCCATCCACGAACACATGCTTCATCCAATAACTTTGGTTTGCTAAATAATAATACTTATGACAGTCAATTTGGCACGTGTAATACCAGTATGTGGCAAGATACAGTATCTGGTCAAACATCAGCACGACAAAGTTTTCATAAATCTCGATGCCAGATGCAGAAAACTACAAAAGTAGATCACTTCAAAATGAAGTCTAGAAAAGATGACCGTTCCAAGAAGCATTATTGCAGTTTATCAACCAGCTGCAAG ATGGACAGGAGTCATTCACCAGTAAGAAGGTATTCTGCACAATATTTTGTGCAAGAAGGCTATGCTGTAGATCTTCGGAGATTGTTAGACACACCAGGCCGTGAAGGTGGTAAAATCTTGAAATATGAGGAAGAAGCCGCAGGTTGTACCACATCAAGGTATCCAGCAAACCAGAATCTGGAAGAAGTGCAGGAGACAATTTATTGCAAACAG GAGAAGAAGTCCATACAGATATCAAATCATACTCTATCAACTGAAAGTTCTGTTGCAGAAACTTCAAACAATGGAACTAAAGGTGCCACGGATCGAAATGAATGTACACCTGAAGAAGGAGATTGGCAGCAAATAACAACTGCCTGCAGGGAAGCATTGCTCCATTTGGATGTGGCCGCCGAAACTGTTGTCAATTTATTTACTGAATTAGGAACTCTGACATCTAAAAAAGAGGATTCAATTGGTTTATTTGAGGAGGCAAGGGAGCTACTTCCATCAATTACAGAAAAACTTGATGCAGTAGCAGAAGTGGTGCAGTGTAGAAATAAATATTCAAGCAGGAGAAATAGGGTCGAAGTTTCAGGATTTGAACCTCTCTTAGAAACATTTGCTGAAAATCTATCACAAAAGGTTGTGGAGATGGTAAAGAAGAACCTCAATAAGGATTGA
- the LOC136206175 gene encoding uncharacterized protein isoform X2, which produces MKTNRRSKKQDISSKMILEEINGLTTKNSNGLASNISTSSCAYVAGCVVVVYNVDSGRQSHLMVSHRTPRPLSCVAVSQDGRFVAAGESGGQPAVLVWDCSTKSYVSELKDHLYGVECIAFSPDGQHLVSVGGYIYLWNWRSGLLITKLKASSSYSSVTSVSFSADAKFVITAGKKHLKCWTVGSSPGMRLRKGTLSLTMHGKPVNLGPQKGSSFTCVTSALTNSTPVNSKQVGDLFPFYALTNEGVLCLVDCGFSVTKSVDLKVEKGFALSASDKLIACACSDGIVQLFTSGTLNYTGSLQYTKSKSCQGEPNGVHHLTATEKAVSALPDAVACQFSTLDKLVVVYGDHTLCIWDIHDINKPTKQCVLVSHSATIWDVKNLCCENMHDSSLACVARGCSGGVSFATCSADGTIRLWDLALRPDLTDDDAGYLILNTKSMGSSHLVSAGIFERDTKDSSLCTRGFRSIAASSDGEYLAAGDFEGNLHIYNLNTFDYTCKQGVHDSEILSLSFSLSSDLRDISEEVISENYLLASGGRDRVIHLYDVKRNFNLMGSIDDHSAAVTSVKLTSNGCKILSCSADRSLVFRDVSMTDSGHEILHRHNQIASHGTVYDMAIDPRMDFVVSVGQDKKINTFNIASGKLIRSFKQDKSFGDPVKVTMDPSCRYLVCCYSNKSMCMYDAISGEMVLQATGHGEVVTGVIFLPDCQHVVSVSLDGCIFIWKLPACISATILQKMKENSSPLVSKELVFPTAFNLIIYSEDEDEQKIINPENVPLQDFNQSAQKVLDQGGAPRRVSTFRFSISRLPTWAQSKVADSSMIVNPGFTPQSERQAEKSPSPVVCNGGEYGPFPHEAQTPFSRNVQGNLLCLNSLSRTSPETINRGRSPMSQETVWDKHWLNVYTVCVDLLNSPEAKLLTDLKMPVFSSNLLKHPAKIPMDGECSLGQAYLVKDDEHGTHPRTHASSNNFGLLNNNTYDSQFGTCNTSMWQDTVSGQTSARQSFHKSRCQMQKTTKVDHFKMKSRKDDRSKKHYCSLSTSCKMDRSHSPVRRYSAQYFVQEGYAVDLRRLLDTPGREGGKILKYEEEAAGCTTSRYPANQNLEEVQETIYCKQEKKSIQISNHTLSTESSVAETSNNGTKGATDRNECTPEEGDWQQITTACREALLHLDVAAETVVNLFTELGTLTSKKEDSIGLFEEARELLPSITEKLDAVAEVVQCRNKYSSRRNRVEVSGFEPLLETFAENLSQKVVEMVKKNLNKD; this is translated from the exons GGCAACACCTTGTGTCTGTTGGAGGATATATTTATCTTTGGAATTGGCGAAGTGGGCTGCTGATCACAAAGCTAAAAGCAAGTTCATCTTATTCTTCAGTAACATCTGTGAGCTTCTCGGCAGATGCAAAATTTGTAATTACTGCTGGAAAGAAACACTTGAAATGCTGGACAGTTGGATCATCTCCAGGGATGCGCTTGCGCAAGGGGACATTGTCATTGACAATGCATGGAAAACCTGTTAATCTGGGTCCTCAGAAAGGGAGCTCATTTACATGTGTAACATCAGCCTTGACTAATAGTACTCCTGTTAATAGTAAACAAGTTGGAGATCTGTTTCCTTTTTATGCATTAACTAATGAAG GTGTTTTGTGCCTTGTGGATTGTGGGTTCTCAGTGACCAAGTCGGTGGACTTAAAG GTTGAGAAGGGCTTTGCACTATCTGCATCTGACAAGCTTATTGCTTGTGCATGTTCTGATGGCATTGTACAACTCTTCACAAGTGGGACTCTCAATTACACTGGAAGTTTGCAGTACACCAAATCCAAAAGTTGCCAGGGGGAGCCTAATGGTGTTCACCATCTTACTGCCACTGAAAAGGCTGTGTCTGCTTTGCCTGATGCAgtggcttgtcaattttctACCTTGGACAAATTGG TGGTTGTTTATGGAGATCATACACTCTGCATATGGGATATTCATGATATAAATAAG CCCACCAAGCAATGTGTGTTAGTTTCACACTCAGCAACTATTTGGGATGTCAAAAATCTTTGTTGTGAAAACATGCATGATTCATCTCTTGCATGTGTTGCTAGAGGTTGTTCTGGTGGCGTTTCTTTTGCAACATGCTCAGCAGATGGTACTATTAGGTTATGGGATCTTGCACTGCGACCAGATTTGACAGATGATGATGCTGGCTAtcttattttgaataccaaatcGATGGGCAGTTCACATTTAG TTAGTGCTGGGATTTTTGAGCGAGATACCAAGGATTCAAGCCTTTGCACTCGCGGGTTTCGGTCAATAGCTGCTAGCTCCGATGGGGAGTACCTTGCTGCTGGTGATTTTGAGGGAAACCTTCACATTTATAATCTAAATACATTTGACTATACTTGTAAACAG GGTGTCCATGACTCAGAGATCCTTTCATTAAGCTTCAGTTTGTCTAGCGATTTGCGTGATATTTCTGAAGAAGTTATAAGTGAGAATTACCTTCTAGCATCAGGGGGACGGGACCGTGTTATCCATCTTTATGATGTCAAAAG GAATTTCAATCTCATGGGAAGTATTGATGACCACTCTGCTGCTGTGACTTCTGTTAAGCTGACTAGCAATGGGTGTAAGATTCTCAGCTGCAGTGCAGATAG GTCTCTAGTTTTCCGGGATGTTTCTATGACAGATAGTGGCCACGAAATTTTGCATCGCCATAATCAAATAGCATCTCATGGAACTGTTTATGACATGGCTATAGATCCCAGAATGGATTTTGTCGTGTCTGTGGGCCAG GATAAGAAGATCAACACATTCAACATTGCTTCTGGGAAGCTAATTAGGTCGTTCAAGCAAGATAAAAGTTTTGGAGACCcagtaaag GTTACTATGGACCCAAGCTGCAGGTATCTCGTTTGTTGCTACTCCAACAAGTCTATGTGTATGTACGATGCTATCAGTGGAGAAATGGTTTTGCAAGCTACGGGACATGGTGAAGTAGTAACTGGTGTCATCTTTTTACCTGACTGCCAGCATGTGGTATCG GTTTCATTAGATGGATGCATATTCATATGGAAACTGCCTGCTTGTATTTCTGCCACAATACTACAAAAAATGAAGGAAAATTCTTCTCCATTGGTTTCCAAAGAACTGGTCTTTCCAACGGCTTTCAATCTAATCATATATTCTGAAGATGAAGACGAGCAGAAAATTATCAATCCTGAAAATGTACCTTTGCAAGACTTCAACCAATCTGCACAGAAGGTTCTTGACCAAGGAGGGGCGCCTCGTAGGGTATCAACATTTAGATTTAGCATTTCAAGACTTCCCACGTGGGCACAATCCAAAGTTGCAGATTCTAGTATGATTGTAAATCCTGGTTTTACACCTCAG TCAGAGCGGCAAGCAGAAAAAAGTCCCTCTCCTGTGGTCTGTAATGGTGGGGAATATGGCCCTTTTCCCCATGAAGCTCAAACTCCATTCAGTCGTAATGTACAGGGAAATTTGTTGTGCCTCAACAGCTTGTCCAGAACTTCTCCTGAAACTATTAACCGAGGAAGGTCACCAATGTCTCAAGAAACAGTTTG GGACAAGCACTGGCTTAATGTTTACACAGTATGCGTTGATCTACTGAATTCGCCGGAGGCAAAGCTCTTAACGGATCTGAAGATGCCAGTATTTTCATCCAATTTGT TAAAACACCCAGCCAAAATACCAATGGATGGCGAGTGCTCATTGGGGCAAGCTTACCTTGTCAAGGATGATGAGCATGGAACCCATCCACGAACACATGCTTCATCCAATAACTTTGGTTTGCTAAATAATAATACTTATGACAGTCAATTTGGCACGTGTAATACCAGTATGTGGCAAGATACAGTATCTGGTCAAACATCAGCACGACAAAGTTTTCATAAATCTCGATGCCAGATGCAGAAAACTACAAAAGTAGATCACTTCAAAATGAAGTCTAGAAAAGATGACCGTTCCAAGAAGCATTATTGCAGTTTATCAACCAGCTGCAAG ATGGACAGGAGTCATTCACCAGTAAGAAGGTATTCTGCACAATATTTTGTGCAAGAAGGCTATGCTGTAGATCTTCGGAGATTGTTAGACACACCAGGCCGTGAAGGTGGTAAAATCTTGAAATATGAGGAAGAAGCCGCAGGTTGTACCACATCAAGGTATCCAGCAAACCAGAATCTGGAAGAAGTGCAGGAGACAATTTATTGCAAACAG GAGAAGAAGTCCATACAGATATCAAATCATACTCTATCAACTGAAAGTTCTGTTGCAGAAACTTCAAACAATGGAACTAAAGGTGCCACGGATCGAAATGAATGTACACCTGAAGAAGGAGATTGGCAGCAAATAACAACTGCCTGCAGGGAAGCATTGCTCCATTTGGATGTGGCCGCCGAAACTGTTGTCAATTTATTTACTGAATTAGGAACTCTGACATCTAAAAAAGAGGATTCAATTGGTTTATTTGAGGAGGCAAGGGAGCTACTTCCATCAATTACAGAAAAACTTGATGCAGTAGCAGAAGTGGTGCAGTGTAGAAATAAATATTCAAGCAGGAGAAATAGGGTCGAAGTTTCAGGATTTGAACCTCTCTTAGAAACATTTGCTGAAAATCTATCACAAAAGGTTGTGGAGATGGTAAAGAAGAACCTCAATAAGGATTGA
- the LOC136206175 gene encoding uncharacterized protein isoform X3 codes for MELSALLSHLMVSYYQSIVYWQHLVSVGGYIYLWNWRSGLLITKLKASSSYSSVTSVSFSADAKFVITAGKKHLKCWTVGSSPGMRLRKGTLSLTMHGKPVNLGPQKGSSFTCVTSALTNSTPVNSKQVGDLFPFYALTNEGVLCLVDCGFSVTKSVDLKVEKGFALSASDKLIACACSDGIVQLFTSGTLNYTGSLQYTKSKSCQGEPNGVHHLTATEKAVSALPDAVACQFSTLDKLVVVYGDHTLCIWDIHDINKPTKQCVLVSHSATIWDVKNLCCENMHDSSLACVARGCSGGVSFATCSADGTIRLWDLALRPDLTDDDAGYLILNTKSMGSSHLGNIHDCEGSDTLQIINHMVSAGIFERDTKDSSLCTRGFRSIAASSDGEYLAAGDFEGNLHIYNLNTFDYTCKQGVHDSEILSLSFSLSSDLRDISEEVISENYLLASGGRDRVIHLYDVKRNFNLMGSIDDHSAAVTSVKLTSNGCKILSCSADRSLVFRDVSMTDSGHEILHRHNQIASHGTVYDMAIDPRMDFVVSVGQDKKINTFNIASGKLIRSFKQDKSFGDPVKVTMDPSCRYLVCCYSNKSMCMYDAISGEMVLQATGHGEVVTGVIFLPDCQHVVSVSLDGCIFIWKLPACISATILQKMKENSSPLVSKELVFPTAFNLIIYSEDEDEQKIINPENVPLQDFNQSAQKVLDQGGAPRRVSTFRFSISRLPTWAQSKVADSSMIVNPGFTPQSERQAEKSPSPVVCNGGEYGPFPHEAQTPFSRNVQGNLLCLNSLSRTSPETINRGRSPMSQETVWDKHWLNVYTVCVDLLNSPEAKLLTDLKMPVFSSNLLKHPAKIPMDGECSLGQAYLVKDDEHGTHPRTHASSNNFGLLNNNTYDSQFGTCNTSMWQDTVSGQTSARQSFHKSRCQMQKTTKVDHFKMKSRKDDRSKKHYCSLSTSCKMDRSHSPVRRYSAQYFVQEGYAVDLRRLLDTPGREGGKILKYEEEAAGCTTSRYPANQNLEEVQETIYCKQEKKSIQISNHTLSTESSVAETSNNGTKGATDRNECTPEEGDWQQITTACREALLHLDVAAETVVNLFTELGTLTSKKEDSIGLFEEARELLPSITEKLDAVAEVVQCRNKYSSRRNRVEVSGFEPLLETFAENLSQKVVEMVKKNLNKD; via the exons GGCAACACCTTGTGTCTGTTGGAGGATATATTTATCTTTGGAATTGGCGAAGTGGGCTGCTGATCACAAAGCTAAAAGCAAGTTCATCTTATTCTTCAGTAACATCTGTGAGCTTCTCGGCAGATGCAAAATTTGTAATTACTGCTGGAAAGAAACACTTGAAATGCTGGACAGTTGGATCATCTCCAGGGATGCGCTTGCGCAAGGGGACATTGTCATTGACAATGCATGGAAAACCTGTTAATCTGGGTCCTCAGAAAGGGAGCTCATTTACATGTGTAACATCAGCCTTGACTAATAGTACTCCTGTTAATAGTAAACAAGTTGGAGATCTGTTTCCTTTTTATGCATTAACTAATGAAG GTGTTTTGTGCCTTGTGGATTGTGGGTTCTCAGTGACCAAGTCGGTGGACTTAAAG GTTGAGAAGGGCTTTGCACTATCTGCATCTGACAAGCTTATTGCTTGTGCATGTTCTGATGGCATTGTACAACTCTTCACAAGTGGGACTCTCAATTACACTGGAAGTTTGCAGTACACCAAATCCAAAAGTTGCCAGGGGGAGCCTAATGGTGTTCACCATCTTACTGCCACTGAAAAGGCTGTGTCTGCTTTGCCTGATGCAgtggcttgtcaattttctACCTTGGACAAATTGG TGGTTGTTTATGGAGATCATACACTCTGCATATGGGATATTCATGATATAAATAAG CCCACCAAGCAATGTGTGTTAGTTTCACACTCAGCAACTATTTGGGATGTCAAAAATCTTTGTTGTGAAAACATGCATGATTCATCTCTTGCATGTGTTGCTAGAGGTTGTTCTGGTGGCGTTTCTTTTGCAACATGCTCAGCAGATGGTACTATTAGGTTATGGGATCTTGCACTGCGACCAGATTTGACAGATGATGATGCTGGCTAtcttattttgaataccaaatcGATGGGCAGTTCACATTTAGGTAATATCCATGATTGTGAAGGTTCTGATACCTTACAAATAATAAATCATATGG TTAGTGCTGGGATTTTTGAGCGAGATACCAAGGATTCAAGCCTTTGCACTCGCGGGTTTCGGTCAATAGCTGCTAGCTCCGATGGGGAGTACCTTGCTGCTGGTGATTTTGAGGGAAACCTTCACATTTATAATCTAAATACATTTGACTATACTTGTAAACAG GGTGTCCATGACTCAGAGATCCTTTCATTAAGCTTCAGTTTGTCTAGCGATTTGCGTGATATTTCTGAAGAAGTTATAAGTGAGAATTACCTTCTAGCATCAGGGGGACGGGACCGTGTTATCCATCTTTATGATGTCAAAAG GAATTTCAATCTCATGGGAAGTATTGATGACCACTCTGCTGCTGTGACTTCTGTTAAGCTGACTAGCAATGGGTGTAAGATTCTCAGCTGCAGTGCAGATAG GTCTCTAGTTTTCCGGGATGTTTCTATGACAGATAGTGGCCACGAAATTTTGCATCGCCATAATCAAATAGCATCTCATGGAACTGTTTATGACATGGCTATAGATCCCAGAATGGATTTTGTCGTGTCTGTGGGCCAG GATAAGAAGATCAACACATTCAACATTGCTTCTGGGAAGCTAATTAGGTCGTTCAAGCAAGATAAAAGTTTTGGAGACCcagtaaag GTTACTATGGACCCAAGCTGCAGGTATCTCGTTTGTTGCTACTCCAACAAGTCTATGTGTATGTACGATGCTATCAGTGGAGAAATGGTTTTGCAAGCTACGGGACATGGTGAAGTAGTAACTGGTGTCATCTTTTTACCTGACTGCCAGCATGTGGTATCG GTTTCATTAGATGGATGCATATTCATATGGAAACTGCCTGCTTGTATTTCTGCCACAATACTACAAAAAATGAAGGAAAATTCTTCTCCATTGGTTTCCAAAGAACTGGTCTTTCCAACGGCTTTCAATCTAATCATATATTCTGAAGATGAAGACGAGCAGAAAATTATCAATCCTGAAAATGTACCTTTGCAAGACTTCAACCAATCTGCACAGAAGGTTCTTGACCAAGGAGGGGCGCCTCGTAGGGTATCAACATTTAGATTTAGCATTTCAAGACTTCCCACGTGGGCACAATCCAAAGTTGCAGATTCTAGTATGATTGTAAATCCTGGTTTTACACCTCAG TCAGAGCGGCAAGCAGAAAAAAGTCCCTCTCCTGTGGTCTGTAATGGTGGGGAATATGGCCCTTTTCCCCATGAAGCTCAAACTCCATTCAGTCGTAATGTACAGGGAAATTTGTTGTGCCTCAACAGCTTGTCCAGAACTTCTCCTGAAACTATTAACCGAGGAAGGTCACCAATGTCTCAAGAAACAGTTTG GGACAAGCACTGGCTTAATGTTTACACAGTATGCGTTGATCTACTGAATTCGCCGGAGGCAAAGCTCTTAACGGATCTGAAGATGCCAGTATTTTCATCCAATTTGT TAAAACACCCAGCCAAAATACCAATGGATGGCGAGTGCTCATTGGGGCAAGCTTACCTTGTCAAGGATGATGAGCATGGAACCCATCCACGAACACATGCTTCATCCAATAACTTTGGTTTGCTAAATAATAATACTTATGACAGTCAATTTGGCACGTGTAATACCAGTATGTGGCAAGATACAGTATCTGGTCAAACATCAGCACGACAAAGTTTTCATAAATCTCGATGCCAGATGCAGAAAACTACAAAAGTAGATCACTTCAAAATGAAGTCTAGAAAAGATGACCGTTCCAAGAAGCATTATTGCAGTTTATCAACCAGCTGCAAG ATGGACAGGAGTCATTCACCAGTAAGAAGGTATTCTGCACAATATTTTGTGCAAGAAGGCTATGCTGTAGATCTTCGGAGATTGTTAGACACACCAGGCCGTGAAGGTGGTAAAATCTTGAAATATGAGGAAGAAGCCGCAGGTTGTACCACATCAAGGTATCCAGCAAACCAGAATCTGGAAGAAGTGCAGGAGACAATTTATTGCAAACAG GAGAAGAAGTCCATACAGATATCAAATCATACTCTATCAACTGAAAGTTCTGTTGCAGAAACTTCAAACAATGGAACTAAAGGTGCCACGGATCGAAATGAATGTACACCTGAAGAAGGAGATTGGCAGCAAATAACAACTGCCTGCAGGGAAGCATTGCTCCATTTGGATGTGGCCGCCGAAACTGTTGTCAATTTATTTACTGAATTAGGAACTCTGACATCTAAAAAAGAGGATTCAATTGGTTTATTTGAGGAGGCAAGGGAGCTACTTCCATCAATTACAGAAAAACTTGATGCAGTAGCAGAAGTGGTGCAGTGTAGAAATAAATATTCAAGCAGGAGAAATAGGGTCGAAGTTTCAGGATTTGAACCTCTCTTAGAAACATTTGCTGAAAATCTATCACAAAAGGTTGTGGAGATGGTAAAGAAGAACCTCAATAAGGATTGA